The Thermomonospora amylolytica sequence GCGACCAGAAACCCGGACCCGGCGGCCCGCGCCGCGGGGGCCGGCGCGGCGAACACCCCCGCACCGATCATCGAGCCCAGGCCGATCACCACCGCGTCGGTCAGGCCGAGACGCCGCCGCAACCCCGGCCCGCCGGCCGCCGGTCGTCCCATCCGCACCACTCCCTCCGCGTCCTTCCTACACTGGGCGTCGATTCATGCAGGTGTACGGCGGATGAACCCGCCGGTGGGGAGATGTCCGTGGCCGACGGCGGCACCGCGCGGACGGTGGCGGCGGTCTCGGCGGGCGGCATGCTGGGATCGCTGGCCCGGTACGGCGTCGCCGAGGCGTTCCCGCACGCCCCCGGCGGCTTCGGCTGGGCGATGTTCGCCGTCAACGTGTCGGGGTGCCTGCTGATCGGCGTGCTCATGGCGGTGATCACCGGCAGGCCGCGGGTGCATCCGCTGGCCCGCCCGTTCCTGGGGGTCGGGGTGCTGGGCGGCTTCACGTCGTTCTCCGCCTACGC is a genomic window containing:
- a CDS encoding fluoride efflux transporter FluC; this translates as MSVADGGTARTVAAVSAGGMLGSLARYGVAEAFPHAPGGFGWAMFAVNVSGCLLIGVLMAVITGRPRVHPLARPFLGVGVLGGFTSFSAYALDVQRAFQAGAPGVAVAYLVATVVCAPAAVYAGLRVTRPLVRRGGRP